The Rhizobium rhizogenes sequence GACAGCCACGGAATGGGATAGGCTGCATGACGCCTACAAGTGGTTTCCCTATTCCCTGGGGGACGATTCCAGACGACATTATTTCGGCGGGCTTGACGATGGCGCGATCTGCAGGCTTGTCCTGCCGCCGCGATGGCAGATGGAAGGCGGGGACAAGCCCGATCTACGCTCGACAGCGTTTGTTCGCGACACCGTGCGCCACAATCCGTATATCGGACCGTTTATCGATTGCGGCTGGCCCTTGACATGGATCGCATCGCACCCCGAGGCGACGCTGTGCTCTTATACACATGATGGTCGCACCGTATATTTCAACGGCGAGCCGCTGGCTGACCGTAACGGTAACCGGATCGGAGTGGATGTTGCCAGCTTCAAGGCGGTCGGAGGACGCTGGTTATACGACAAGGGCCATGTGTATGGCCAAGGCAGGTATGGCGTATATCACAGGGCCTACTGGTTTGTGCTCGAGGGGGCGGATGCCGCGACGTTCGAAGCGCTGAACCTGCGTTATGCCCGCGATAAAAATCAGGCCTATTACATTACCGGCAAGACACTCCGAACCAGAAGTCCCGGGGCTTTCGAGATCATACCCGATGTCAGGCTGAACTATCGTGACAACAGCTGCGACCTCCTTCACGATGACAGCCACACCGCACGGGACCGTGAGGCTGTCTACTTCTACGGTGCCCGCCTAAGGGGCGCAAAGCCCGAAGGGTTTCGACACCTGGGGCATGGCTACGCGAAGAACAATGAAAAGGTCTGGTATCTCGACGAAAAGAAACTCATCCAAGGCGCAGACGCGGCGACCTTCACAGTACCCGGCCCTGGAGAACCTGATGTGAAGGGCCTCACAAGCGGCCATTTCGTCACCGACCGCCATCGTCCGTATGTTCGCGGTGAAGCGCGTGACCCGATCGAGTGGTTCGAGGCCTGGCGATCGTTCTTCGAGGCGAGACCGGATATCAGGGACTGGTGGTGGCACAAGATCGAGAAGACCTTTGCAGCTTCAAGATGAGTTCGGCGGATCAGCAGGAACCTTCCGCAATGGGGGACAATCAGCATCTCAGGATGGCTTTCGGATTCGACCAGACGAACGCAGGAATGTGCATCAATGAAAATCAATATGACCAAGAGGGAAGCGATGTTCCTGTTTTTGCCCTTGTCAGCGCTGGCGACCACGGCCGTTTCCTGGTTGGCTGGCGTCTACAGCTTCTCCTGGTTTGTAGGTATTTTCGCTATTTTCGTTGGTGGGAGAGTGTTCATACGCAACCACGTAACCATTACCGACAGAGACGAAAAATAAGGCAAGATAGACAGGCGGACTGGCTGGGAACCATGGCCGGCATTGACACCGTAGATCGGAGCGGACTTGAGCGGAATGAAGCTGACTGAACTTTTTCCCCTGCCCTATGCCCATTGGTATGCGGCCACTCTTTTTGCCGAAGCTGGATATGCTGCGTCGCAGATATTCGATCGTCTCAGCATCGACCCCCCGCGCTGGCAACGGTCCAGAGAGCGCTATGGCCAGCTCCATTACGCCAATACAAGTTGGGTCGCGGCTGCGTTCGGGCGGGACGGGCTTCCCGAGCCCGAACAGGATCGGGCGCTTTTCCAGCATCTGACAGCGAATGACGGTATCGGCCAGCCCGTAACAGAACCCTTCGGCATGCGCAGGGAGCTTGCGGCTTTGCGGCGCGCAGTCGAAGCCAATCCCCGTATCGGTCCCTTCGCAAATGTCGACTGGATCGCGCATTATATCGGAGAAAGACGCTTCCCGACCATCCGCTATGTCCACAATGGCTATCAGGTCCATGTCGACGGCGCACCGATCCGCGACCGCAAGGGCGTCCCGCTGGCCGGGATCGACCCCTTCACCTTTCGACAGCTCGGTGACCGCTGGTTTTGCGACGACGGACATGTCTACGGCCAGGGCGAGACGCCAACGAAGCTCTTCTGGTTCATAGCCCGTGGCGCCGATCCGGACAGCTTCACCGTACTGAACCAACGTTATGGCGCCGACAGGGCCGCCGGTTACTACATTACCAACCTGCGCCTTCCCACCGAGGAGCCGGGTACATTCGGGATCGTCGGTTATTATTACGGCAGGGGCCAGAAACCGGGTATCCATATCGAAGAGAGCCACTACGCAAAAGACAGCCGCAAGGTCTATGCCTACGGCGTCGCGATCGAAGGCGCGGATGCAGCCAGTTTTCATTCCATCGGCGACGAAGGCAGATATTTCGCCGACAGCAAGCATATCTATTGGCAGAAGAGCCCCGTTCCCGATGCGGACCGCGAGAGCTTTGTCTGCGCATCAGAAGCGGGCCAATATCGCGCTTACGACAAAGAGAGGCCCTATTATGCCGGGCAACCTCAATCCGTTTCGGCTGAATTCGAGCCCTGGAGCGATTATTTCGAGGCGCATCTGGAGATCACCGACAGCTGGTGGCATCGGGAACAGGCGCGGAGAACAGCAAGCCCGGCCGTCGTGAATGAGCCGGTTCCGGTCGGCGGCCCCTATTATAGCGACGGAAGCAGGATACTGGTGAGGCCACAACGCCCGCAGGACAGCGAATGGGTATCGCTCGATCATTTCGACCACGACAGTTTTCGACATATTATCGATGTATTCGGACGGGATCGACATGGTCTTCGCTATTTCTCACCCGGCCTCGAACGCTATGGGCATGAGCCTGTGAAGGGAGCCGACGCGGCAAGCTTCGAAAAGCTCGACGGACCCTGGTTCAAGGACAAGCGGCAGGCCTATTACATTGATAGCGACGCCCCGATGCCGGAGCTTGCCGTCGTCAAAGCCGATATGGCGAGCTTCGAGGTGCTGGGCGACGCCTATGCCCGCGATGCGAAAGGGCTGATCGTTGAAGGCGTGCGCAAGCGCGGCATCGATAATCCCGCCGCCGTGGAAGCACTCGGCCGCTCTTTCGCCCGAATGGGCGACATTCTGCTTTATCGCGGCAAGCCCGTCACCAGACCCGGCAAGGTCGACCCTGCCACGGCGCGCGGTGTCCATGACCAGCTTCTGATCGACGCAAAGGGCGAGATGCTGTTCGGCGGGAGCTACCGCAAGATGATTCCGGGAATTGACCCCGCCACGTTTAATTTCCTCAACCGTGTGTTCGCCGTGGATATGCGCCATCTTTACGCAATGACCGATACGGGACTGCAGCTGATGCCGGATATCAATCCCAGCGAAGTCCAGGCTGCCGGCCTCTACGCTATCCGGGTCGGCAACACGAAGTTCCATATTTCCGGCGGCACCATGCGGCAGTCTCCATTTGAGGAGATGAGCGGATAAATGGTCGCCACCCTATCGACCGATATTCCATGGCAGCCCTTCAATAATGGAGGGCTGCGCGTGTAGGCGCTATAGCCGTAAAGCGTGCGGCGCTGAAATCGTGAAGGCACCGGAGCACGTCTTGCAACTTGTCGGCGCTAAGTCGAAAATCGCTCTTTGCAAGCCGGTAGAGACAACCACCTCGCGCAAACACCAGATCACCACCGTCCCACTCGGCCCAATCCGTTTCCGGCAGGTCAAGGAGCAGCATTCCGTCCCGATCAACCACACGGTAATCCAGCCCGTACCACGCCTTCTGGCTGCGACCGATCGAGTGGAGAATCATCTGGAGCCGCCGGCCATTCGCGCCTACCTTTTCGAGAACACGTGATTTGCTGAAGCTGTAAAGGGCCGAGGCATTCAAACCATTGGTCTGACCCTCGCCATGTTCAGCCACCCGCCAGCCTTCGCGTTCACGCATATAGCCGTTGACGGGCTCGTCCTCTCCCCGGCCCGACCATTCTCCACACGGTTTGACGTGCATCCCCCGCTTCAGCCTGAATCCTTTGGCCAGCTGGAAGCTGGCATCATCGCCGATTGAATGATTGAGAAGCAGCGTTTTCTCGCTCTCGAAAATACCGCCGCCGCCCCAGGCGTCCCCCTTCGGCCACAGCGCCAGGGCCGTGAAAAATGGAGGCTTCGATATGGCCGTCCAGCTGCCGTATGGCGCGCGGTTGGTGGCAGCGAAATAGACCAGCAGCTCACCAGATGGAGAAAGATCGCAACGTCTTTCGTAAATCCGCCCTTTCAACCATTGCCCATGTTCAAAGGTATCGTTGCGCAGGTCCCAACGAATGAGCTGCACCTGACGGCTTGGCCCACGACGAAATATGACACCTGTTCTCGCTGACCGCGCCAGGATCGCATATAGTCTCGGCGCAGCGGGCACGCCGGCTTTCTCCGGAGCGGAACTACCTGTCTCGACGGTCAATGGAGCTGCACCCTTCCGACAATATTTCTGCCATTATAACTGCCTCGACACCGCCGTCGACCGCCGATGCCTCGACTGGACCCACAACTTCATCACGCCGGAAGCGGAATAGACAACGCTCTTATCCGAAACCTTGAATGCGGCTCAATTCAGCAGCACCAGGACCGTTCCTGCACAAAGGGAAAACAATCCGAGAGAAAGGCTGGGGATGATCAGCGCCGCACGTTGATGGCCTCGGATTTTCATCGCGATCGCGAGAATTTGCGCGACAATAAGCACAGGTATGCCTGCTCTGTAGGAGATGTCATAAAGCCCGACGATCAGATTGCGTCGGGCCGGGTCGGAAGGCCATTCCGAAAAACCAAGCGCCAGAGGCGACAAATACCAGACTGCGCCGAGGATAAAGGCAACAACCGTGGTAGCGAAGAGGAATACTGTCACCGACCTCATTTGCTGTCCTGAATAAAGGCTTCAATCGCGGCTTCCGACAACCCGATAATGCGGCCGGCAGCAAATCGCCGCACGGAAAAGGCGCTTTCGTCACGGTTTTCGAAAGCCAGATCAAAAGTAGAAGAAAATATCCGTGCCCATCCCTCATCATACACGGTACCACCGACGTGGATTATGCTCATTGATGGCCAGTCGACCTGTTGTCGGGTCTCCGGGTCAATGACCATGGCACTGCCGACGCGAATCTCCCGTGTGACAAACATCCCAGACGCATGGCCTGAAACGGGTTCCAGCCTGAAACTATAAGTGCCGCCCTCGGGATAGACGAATTCTACGATCGACGCCGGTGAAGAAACTTTAACCCGGAATTCTTTTTCGTAAGCGTTCGCACTGCCTTCGGTCTCCAGCAAGCGCCAGTCGCGGCCGGAAATCGGCCGGGCGGCAACGATAACTGCACCACCCTTTGTAAGCATCGGCTCGTCGACAGCGATACGCAAACGGGTCGATAGCT is a genomic window containing:
- a CDS encoding DKNYY domain-containing protein; translated protein: MKLTELFPLPYAHWYAATLFAEAGYAASQIFDRLSIDPPRWQRSRERYGQLHYANTSWVAAAFGRDGLPEPEQDRALFQHLTANDGIGQPVTEPFGMRRELAALRRAVEANPRIGPFANVDWIAHYIGERRFPTIRYVHNGYQVHVDGAPIRDRKGVPLAGIDPFTFRQLGDRWFCDDGHVYGQGETPTKLFWFIARGADPDSFTVLNQRYGADRAAGYYITNLRLPTEEPGTFGIVGYYYGRGQKPGIHIEESHYAKDSRKVYAYGVAIEGADAASFHSIGDEGRYFADSKHIYWQKSPVPDADRESFVCASEAGQYRAYDKERPYYAGQPQSVSAEFEPWSDYFEAHLEITDSWWHREQARRTASPAVVNEPVPVGGPYYSDGSRILVRPQRPQDSEWVSLDHFDHDSFRHIIDVFGRDRHGLRYFSPGLERYGHEPVKGADAASFEKLDGPWFKDKRQAYYIDSDAPMPELAVVKADMASFEVLGDAYARDAKGLIVEGVRKRGIDNPAAVEALGRSFARMGDILLYRGKPVTRPGKVDPATARGVHDQLLIDAKGEMLFGGSYRKMIPGIDPATFNFLNRVFAVDMRHLYAMTDTGLQLMPDINPSEVQAAGLYAIRVGNTKFHISGGTMRQSPFEEMSG
- a CDS encoding DKNYY domain-containing protein; protein product: MTERFDHQVGSTSVPVIPYDTFEAAALFLATGRSPEEVLPKLGLTATEWDRLHDAYKWFPYSLGDDSRRHYFGGLDDGAICRLVLPPRWQMEGGDKPDLRSTAFVRDTVRHNPYIGPFIDCGWPLTWIASHPEATLCSYTHDGRTVYFNGEPLADRNGNRIGVDVASFKAVGGRWLYDKGHVYGQGRYGVYHRAYWFVLEGADAATFEALNLRYARDKNQAYYITGKTLRTRSPGAFEIIPDVRLNYRDNSCDLLHDDSHTARDREAVYFYGARLRGAKPEGFRHLGHGYAKNNEKVWYLDEKKLIQGADAATFTVPGPGEPDVKGLTSGHFVTDRHRPYVRGEARDPIEWFEAWRSFFEARPDIRDWWWHKIEKTFAASR